The nucleotide window GGCGTCCCAAGAACGAGTCCTTGAGAAACAGAACCACAACACCTTGTGGGGACGGCCACAGgcacaggaggaggaagagaaggaagaggaggtggaggtggcaggggaggggcggcgGAGGCTCCCCGGCCCAGGCGGGTGGGGCGGCCTCCAGCAGAGCCGGCACCGAGGCCAGAGGGTGGGGCCCTGGCCGCTCACCTGCAGGTTGgtgagctgctgctgctggtgcgCGATGGTCTGCTTCACCAGCACACTCTTGATGCTCTGCTCCATGGCGTACTTCTTGGCCTGCGGGAGAAGGTGGTGAGGAGCACTGGGGGGCCCGGCCTGCGGGGAGATGCGCCTTCCTCCGCCgactgccctccccccaccccccagccgtGCCCACAATTCCCCAGGAGGTACACTCTCACCTTCTGGAGGGCCTCTTGCTGCTCGGGCGTCAGAGGAGGCAGTCCCAGCTTCGCGGCTGTGCTCTGCCCATTCTCCATCTTGATGGAGTCTGTCCCCtggtggtggggagcagggcagtCATTAAGAACCAGCTCAAGATCTCCCTCATAGGGCCCCAGGAACCCCACCCCACCGGTCTCCCCTACAACTGCACAAGGCCTCCAGTCCAGCCCATTCCCAGGGACAGGCAGGTCTGCCCTTCTGCCATCCCTGTGCCTGTCCCTAGGTCTGTCTCTCCCAAGACCCAAGCCACTGAGGAAGGCAGGTACGTTGGGGGCCTTCGGACCACCCAGAGCACCTGCAGGGCCCTGGCCACAACGGCCGCCTCAGGAGCTATGAAGACAGGCAGCAAGTAGCAGAAGGGGCCGC belongs to Ailuropoda melanoleuca isolate Jingjing chromosome 9, ASM200744v2, whole genome shotgun sequence and includes:
- the PUF60 gene encoding poly(U)-binding-splicing factor PUF60, giving the protein MATATIALGTDSIKMENGQSTAAKLGLPPLTPEQQEALQKAKKYAMEQSIKSVLVKQTIAHQQQQLTNLQVSGQGPTLWPRCRLCWRPPHPPGPGSLRRPSPATSTSSSFSSSSCACGRPHKVLWFCFSRTRSWDAQVPP